One Chaetodon trifascialis isolate fChaTrf1 chromosome 21, fChaTrf1.hap1, whole genome shotgun sequence genomic window carries:
- the star2 gene encoding steroidogenic acute regulatory protein, mitochondrial, with protein MLPAVVKLCCGISYPHLRSMAGLQRTAVAVIGQEITHLQRYGQIQHHMQTHAGLKYNEPKPEDIKAASKEDQLFYVQQGQEAMRKALSMLEDKEGWKVEIAESNGDVIYSKVIPGARKVFRLEVVLEASVDELYDLLFVRVEEMHKWNPTVQHIKVLKHAGPETIVTHEVSAETAGNLIGQRDFLSVRHSCKQKSSAYLGGAAIQLESFPPQAGFVRAEDGPTCIIIQALDEDRRKSHLTWLLNMDVKGWLPKSIVNQALPRAQLDYARHLRRRLAASAALG; from the exons ATGCTGCCTGCTGTTGTCAAGCTCTGCTGTGGAATCTCCTACCCACATCTGAGGAGTATGGCAG GACTTCAGCGCACAGCTGTGGCAGTGATAGGCCAGGAgatcacacacctgcagagataCGGGCAGATCCAAcatcacatgcaaacacacgctGGATTAAAGTACAAtg AGCCCAAACCTGAAGATATAAAGGCTGCATCAAAAGAAGACCAGCTGTTCTATGTGCAACAGGGTCAGGAAGCAATGAGGAAGGCCCTCAGCATGTTGGAGGACAAAGAAGGATGGAAGGTTGAAATTGCAGAG AGCAACGGTGATGTGATTTATAGCAAAGTGATTCCTGGAGCGAGGAAGGTCTTCAGGCTGGAGGTGGTCCTGGAGGCCAGCGTGGACGAGCTCTATGACCTTCTGTTTGTCAGAGTGGAGGAGATGCACAAGTGGAACCCGACCGTACAGCACATCAAA GTTCTGAAGCATGCTGGACCTGAAACGATAGTCACTCACGAGGTTTCAGCCGAGACAGCAGgaaatctgattggccaaaGGGATTTCCTGAGTGTCAGACACAGTTGCAAACAGAAGTCCAGCGCATATCTTGGAGGAGCAGCGATTCAGCTGGAGTCCTTCCCACCTCAGGCAGGCTTTGTGAG agcgGAGGACGGACCGACTTGTATCATCATTCAGGCTCTGGACGAAGATAGAAGAAAAAGCCACTTGACATGGCTTCTTAACATGGACGTGAAG GGCTGGCTACCAAAGTCCATTGTCAATCAGGCTTTGCCCCGAGCACAACTAGATTACGCCAGACACCTCCGAAGACGCCTCGCAGCGAGCGCCGCCCTGGGCTGA